In Raphanus sativus cultivar WK10039 chromosome 5, ASM80110v3, whole genome shotgun sequence, the following proteins share a genomic window:
- the LOC108860530 gene encoding bifunctional enolase 2/transcriptional activator-like, with amino-acid sequence MATITSVKARQIFDSRGNPTVEVDVHTSTGVKVTASIPSGASTGIYEAVELRDGGSDYLGKGVSKAVRNVNSIIGPALIGKDPTQQTAIDNFMVHQLDGTQNEWGWCKQKLGANAIGSVSLAVCKAGAVVSKIPLYKHIANLAGNPKVVLPVPAFNVINGGSHAGNKLAMQEFMILPIGASSFKEAMQMGVEVYHTLKSVIKKKYGQDATNVGDEGGFAPNIQENKEGLELLKTAIDKAGYTGKVVIGMDVAASEFYTSDKTYDLNFKEENNDGSQKISGDALKDLYKSFLAEYPILSIEDPFDEDDWEHYAKITREVGEKYQIVGDDLLVTNPKRVEKAIKEKSCNALLLKVNQIGSVTESIEAVKMAKRAGWGVMASHRSGETEDTFLADLSVGLSTGQIKTGAPCRSERLAKYNQLLRIEEELGAEAVYAGVNFRKPVKPY; translated from the exons ATGGCTACTATCACTTCTGTTAAAGCTAGACAGATCTTCGACAGCCGTGGAAACCCCACAGTCGag GTCGATGTCCACACATCCACCGGTGTTAAGGTCACAGCTTCCATTCCTAGTGGAGCTTCCACTG GAATTTATGAGGCAGTTGAGCTAAGGGATGGAGGATCTGACTACCTTGGAAAAGGTGTCTCAAAG GCTGTTAGAAATGTTAACTCAATCATTGGCCCAGCCTTAATTGGCAAG GACCCAACTCAGCAGACTGCTATTGACAACTTCATGGTTCATCAACTTGATGGCACTCAAAATGAATGGGGCTGGTGCAAACAAAAG CTTGGAGCCAATGCTATTGGTTCTGTGTCTCTTGCTGTTTGCAAAGCTGGTGCTGTTGTCAGTAAAATTCCTCTCTACAAG CACATTGCTAATCTTGCTGGTAACCCCAAGGTAGTGCTACCAGTTCCTGCTTTCAATGTCATCAACGGTGGATCCCATGCTGGAAACAAGCTTGCAATGCAG GAGTTCATGATTCTCCCTATTGGAGCATCATCTTTCAAGGAAGCCATGCAAATGGGTGTGGAAGTCTACCACACCTTGAAG TCTGtgattaagaagaagtacggaCAGGATGCAACAAACGTTGGTGATGAAGGTGGCTTTGCACCAAACATTCAGGAGAACAAGGAAGGTCTCGAACTTCTCAAGACTGCCATCGATAAGGCCGGATACACTGGCAAG GTTGTCATTGGAATGGATGTGGCTGCATCCGAGTTCTACACATCAGACAAGACCTACGACTTGAACTTTAAAGAAGAG AACAACGATGGCTCGCAAAAGATTTCTGGAGATGCTCTCAAGGACTTGTACAAGTCATTCCTTGCAGAGTACCCAATTTTATCCATTGAAGACCCATTTGACGAAGACGACTGGGAGCACTATGCTAAGATAACCCGCGAGGTGGGCGAGAAGTATCAGATTGTAGGTGATGATCTGTTGGTCACCAACCCCAAG AGAGTTGAGAAGGCAATCAAAGAAAAGTCCTGCAATGCTCTTCTTTTGAAG GTTAACCAAATAGGATCTGTAACCGAGAGTATTGAGGCGGTTAAGATGGCAAAGAGAGCTGGTTGGGGAGTGATGGCTAGCCACCGTAGTGGAGAGACCGAGGACACCTTCCTTGCTGACTTATCTGTTGGTTTGTCTACC GGTCAGATCAAGACCGGGGCTCCATGCAGATCAGAGCGTCTTGCCAAATACAATCAG CTATTGAGAATTGAGGAGGAGCTTGGAGCAGAGGCAGTGTATGCAGGAGTCAACTTCCGCAAGCCTGTGAAGCCATACTAA
- the LOC108860539 gene encoding CBS domain-containing protein CBSCBSPB3 → MSTQATATSSTSGRMRRGHPPPPPPSKKPDQSEHGSFVNNVPNSPPQPPSNLERTVKNLRLSKAITVPEGTTVYDACRRMASRRVGAILLTNSNSLLCGICTDKDIATRVIAQGLKPDQTPVSRVMSKNPDFVTSDCLALEALQKMVQGGFRHLPVVENCELIGLLDITKCLYDAISRMEKAAEQGSALAAATAGAGAGGYGFIETVREGMFKPSLSTIITDSSKVVLVLPSDSVYVAAKRMRDLRVNSVIISTGSKIQGILTSKDILMRVVAQNLSPEAILVEKVMTPSPECVSLETTILDALHTMHDGKFLHLPVLDRDGSVSACVDVLQITHAAISMVENSSGAVNVMQKFWDSALALDPVVDHDDSDARSETSGMIGSSTKLASYHSLELGGNSFCFKVGDLKGRVHRFSCGGESLEELMGVVMQRIGVDDVAEQRPQIVYEDDEGDKVLITSDSDLVGAVALARSTGLKVLRLHLDFTETTTTTRCLRSETGQLSSLDGKGGGWVTWRGGVVVTGAVVITSVAVVVYLKRSKT, encoded by the coding sequence ATGAGCACTCAAGCGACGGCGACTTCTTCAACATCAGGGAGGATGAGGAGAGGAcacccaccaccaccaccaccttccAAGAAACCAGACCAATCAGAGCACGGAAGCTTCGTCAACAACGTACCAAACTCACCTCCTCAACCTCCCTCCAACCTCGAGAGAACAGTCAAGAACCTTCGCTTATCAAAAGCCATCACCGTCCCCGAAGGAACCACCGTCTACGACGCGTGCCGGAGAATGGCATCTCGTCGCGTCGGCGCCATTCTCCTGACCAACTCAAACTCCCTCCTCTGCGGTATCTGCACCGACAAAGACATCGCTACGAGAGTCATCGCCCAAGGGTTGAAACCAGACCAGACTCCCGTCTCTAGAGTCATGTCAAAGAACCCTGACTTCGTCACCTCTGACTGCTTAGCCTTGGAAGCTCTTCAGAAGATGGTTCAAGGCGGGTTCAGACACTTGCCCGTCGTGGAGAACTGCGAACTCATCGGTCTGCTAGACATCACGAAGTGTCTCTACGATGCTATCTCGAGGATGGAGAAAGCCGCGGAGCAAGGCAGCGCTTTAGCCGCTGCTACGGCTGGTGCTGGTGCTGGTGGGTACGGTTTCATCGAGACGGTTAGGGAAGGGATGTTTAAGCCTTCCTTGTCGACTATCATCACCGATAGCTCCAAAGTCGTGCTCGTCTTACCGTCTGACTCTGTCTACGTGGCCGCGAAGAGGATGCGTGATCTGCGCGTTAACTCTGTGATCATCTCCACGGGGAGCAAGATCCAGGGGATACTGACTTCGAAGGATATTCTAATGAGAGTCGTAGCGCAGAACTTGTCTCCTGAAGCGATTCTTGTGGAGAAAGTTATGACGCCGAGTCCTGAATGCGTGTCGTTGGAGACGACGATTCTCGACGCGCTGCACACGATGCACGACGGGAAGTTCTTGCATCTTCCCGTGTTGGACAGAGACGGTTCGGTTTCGGCTTGCGTCGACGTGTTGCAGATCACTCACGCGGCTATCTCGATGGTCGAGAACAGCTCCGGAGCTGTGAACGTGATGCAGAAGTTTTGGGACTCGGCTCTTGCGTTAGACCCGGTTGTTGATCATGATGATTCGGACGCTCGTAGCGAAACGTCGGGGATGATTGGGTCGTCGACGAAGCTCGCTTCTTACCATTCTCTGGAGCTAGGAGGGAACTCGTTTTGTTTCAAAGTCGGAGATCTCAAGGGACGTGTGCATCGGTTTAGTTGCGGTGGTGAAAGCCTTGAGGAGCTGATGGGTGTTGTGATGCAAAGAATAGGTGTTGATGATGTGGCGGAGCAGCGGCCTCAGATTGTGTACGAGGATGATGAAGGCGATAAGGTGTTGATTACGTCGGATAGTGATTTGGTTGGTGCGGTTGCTCTTGCTAGGTCTACAGGACTGAAGGTGTTGAGGCTGCATCTGGACTTCACcgagacaacaacaacaacgaggTGCTTGAGGTCGGAAACGGGTCAACTCAGTTCTCTGGATGGAAAGGGAGGCGGGTGGGTTACGTGGCGTGGTGGTGTGGTGGTTACAGGAGCTGTTGTGATAACGAGCGTAGCTGTAGTTGTTTACTTGAAACGCTCGAAGACATGA